The genomic window ATCGGCTGCGCCGCGCTCCTTCAGAAGGCGCATCACTTCCGGAAAGAGCGTCATGTGCGCGCCTGAGAGCACGCTGAGCCCGACCGCATCGACGTCTTCCTGCACGGCAGCCTCGGCGATCATTTCGGGCGTCTGATGGAGCCCGGTGTAGATCACCTCGAAACCGCCATCGCGCAGCGCGCGCGCGATTATCTTGGCGCCGCGATCATGTCCGTCGAGCCCCGGCTTCGCGACCAGAATTCTGAGCCGTTTCTCGGCCACGTTAGATCCAACCTGGGTCGGTGTAGATGCCGAACTCGGAGCGGAAGATGTCGCAGATTTCGCCGACTGTGCCATCGCGGCGGACCGCCTCGCAGATCGGCTCCATCAGGTTCTCGCCCGAGCGGCAGGCCTCGGCGACGCGTTTGAGCGCCTCGCGCGCCGCGGTTGAATTGCGTTCGCGCTTCATCTTGCGCACCCGCTGAATCTGCATCTCTTCCATCGCGCTGTCGATCTTCAGCGTCTCGATCTTTATTTCTTCCGGGATCGTGTACTTGTTGACGCCGACGACGGTCTTGATGCCCTGTTCGAGCTGGCGCTGATAGTTGAAAGCGGCCTCGGAAATCTCGCGCTGCGGGTAGCCGGTTTCGATCGCCTTGACCATCCCGCCCATCTCGTCGATGCGGCGGATGTACTCCATCGCGTCGCGCTCCATGCGGTCGGTCAGCGCCTCGACCGCGTAGCTGCCGCCGAGCGGATCGATCGTGTTGGTGACGCCGGTCTCGTCCGCGATTATCTGCTGTGTGCGCAGCGCCACCATCACCGCGTTCTCGGTCGGCAGCGCCAGCGTCTCGTCCATCGAGTTCGTATGCAGCGATTGCACGCCGCCCATCACGCCCGCCAGCGCCTGGATGGCGACGCGCACGACGTTGTTGAGCGGCTGCTGCGCGGTGAGCGAGACGCCCGCGGTCTGCGCGTGCGTGCGCAGCATCATCGAGCGCGGATTGGTCGCGCCGAAGCGCTCTTTCATGATCCGCGCCCACATCCGGCGCGCTGCGCGCAGCTTGGCGACCTCTTCGAGGAAATCGTTATGCAGGTCCCAGAAAAACGAGAGCCGCGGCGCGAACTCATCGACGTTGAGACCGCGCTTGACCCCTTCCTCGACGTAGCAGATGCCGTCGGCGATCGTGAACGCGAGTTCCTGCACCGCGGTCGCGCCCGCTTCGCGGATGTGGTAGCCGGAAATCGACACCGGATGCCATCGCGGAACTTTCTTCGCGCAAAACTCGATCATGTCGGTGACGATCCGGATCGAGGGCTGCGGCGGGCTGATCCATTCCTTCTGCGCGATGAACTCCTTGAGCATGTCGTTCTGGATCGTGCCCGCGACCTTATGCCACGGCACGCCCTGGCGCTCGGCCACCACCAGGTACATCGCCAGCAGCACCGAGGCCGAGCAGTTGATCGTCATCGAGGTCGACACCTTGTCGAGCGGGATGCGATCGAACAGGCGCGCCATGTCGTGCACCGAGGAGACCGAGACGCCCTCGCGGCCGACCTCGCCGAGCGCGCGCTCGTGATCGGCGTCGTAGCCCATCAGGCCCGGCATATCGAACGCAGTCGAAAGGCCGTCCTGCCCCTGCGAGAGGAGAAAATGGAAGCGGCGGTTGGTGTCCTCGGCGAGGCCGAAACCCGCGAACTGGCGCATCGTCCACAGCCGTCCGCGGTACATCGATTCGTACACGCCGCGGGTGTAGGGAAACTCGCCGGGATAGCCCAGCGCCGGGTCATAGTCCTGCTTGACGTCCTCGGGCGTGTAGAGCGCCTCGACCTCCAGGTCGGAGACGGTCGAGAAGCGCACCGGGCGCTCCTTGCCCTTCGTGTACGTGCCTTCCAGCCATTGTTGTTTGGTGCTCACGTCTGCCTCACCGGTCCTCGAGTACGTGGCTCGAAATTACCAGCCGTTGAATCTCCGAAGTGCCCTCGTAAATTTCCGTGATCTTGGCGTCACGGAAGTACCGCTCGACCTTGAATTCCTTGGTGTAGCCGTAGCCGCCGTGCACCTGGATCGCCTCGGTCGTCGCCTTCATCGCGGCCTCGGCTGCGAAAAGTTTTGCCATCGCGGATTGGGTCGTGCAAGGCAGGCCGGCGTCCTTGAGCGTGGCCGCGCGATGCGTCAGCAGGCGCGCCGCGTCGATCTCGACCGCCATGTCGGCGAGCTTCCACTGGATCGCCTGGTAGTCCGCGATCGGCTTGCCGAAGCTCTTGCGCTCCTGGGCGTAGCGCAGCGACGCCTCGAGCGCGGCGCGCGCGATTCCGATCGCCTGCGAGGCGATTCCGATCCGGCCGCCGTCGAGCGTCTTCATCGCAACCTTGAAGCCGTCGCCCTCCTTGCCGATCAGGTTGGTGGCGGGCACGCGCAGGTCGCTGAACGCGAGCTGCGCGCTGTGCGAGCCGCGGATGCCCATCTTCTCCTCGACCCGCACGACCTGGTAGCCCGGGTCGGAAGTCTCCGCGATGAACGCGCTGATTCCCCGATGGCCCTGTGCCGGATCGGTGTTGGCGAACACGATCGCCACTCCGGCCTGAGGGCCGTTGGTGATGAAATTCTTGGTCCCGTTGATCACGTAGCTGTCGCCGTCGCGCACGGCGCGGGTGCGCTGGCCGGCGGCGTCCGAGCCGGCCTGCGGCTCGGTGAGCGCAAAGCATCCGATCCATTCGGCCGCGGCCATCTTCGGCAGGTAGCGCTTGCGCTGGTCCTCGCTGCCGAGCCCGAGAATCGGCCACGACGCGAGCGAGGAATGGGCCGAGAGAATCACCGCGGTGGAGGAACATTCGACGGCCAGCTCCTCGATCACCAGCGAGTAAGCGACGTGGTCGAGGCCCGCGCCGCCGTACTGCTCGGGGATGAAGATGCCCATCATGCCCAGCCGCCCGAGCTCGGCGATCGCCTCGGCCGGGTAAGCATGGGTGCGGTCCACCTCGACACCGACGGCCGTCAGGCGATCGCGCGCGAAGCGGCGCGCCGTGTCGCGGGCCGCGCGCTGAGCTTCGGTGAGTTCCAGATCCATTATTCTTCCAAATCCGCTTCCGAATCCGTCAAAGCCGGGATCATCAAACAATCGAATCGTCCCGTATTGTCACCGCTTGTCCTTGCGACATCCGGCGGGAGCCTGCCCGCTCCTTAACCGTATCTTAATAGACGGCGCGCGATGATAGAAACGCGCAGATTGAGCCGTTTGACGCCCTTGCTCGCTCGCCGGTGCCCTCTTTACGCCGTTACCTGTGCTTCCAGGCCGGCTCGCGCTTTTGCACGAACGCCCTTGTGCCTTCAACCCGGTCCTCGCTGGCGAAAGTCAGGCCGAAGGCCTCCTGCTCGAAACGCAGCCCCGCGTCTTCCTCCATCGTGAACGACGCGCGCAGCGCCGCCTTGGCCTGCCGGATCGCGACGGCGGACTTCGAGGCGATTCGCTCGGCCAACTTGCGCGCCACCGGGATCAGTTCGTCGGGGGCGACGACCTGGTTGACCAGCCCGAGCGCGAGCGCCGTTTTGGCGTCGAACATATCGCCGGTCAGCACGAATTCGCGCGCACGGGCGTGGCCTATTCGATGCGGCAGGCGCTGGGTGCCGCCGAAGCCGGGAATCAGCGCGAGATTGATTTCGGGCTGGCCGAAGCGCGCCTTTTCGCTGGCGATTATCAGGTCGCAGGCCATCGCCAGCTCCAGTCCGCCGCCGAGCGCGAAGCCGTTGACCGCGGCGATAACCGGAATCGGCAGATCCTCGAGCGTCTGCATCACGCGATGGCCCATGCGCGAGAACTCCAGCCCATCGCCCGGCGTCATCTCGGACATCGCGGCGATGTCGGCGCCCGCGACGAAAGCGCGGTCGCCCGCGCCGGTCACGATCAGCACGCGCACCGCCGGGTCGCGGCGGATCTCGGCCAGCACCGCTGCGATATCCTCGAGCACCATGCGATTGAGCGCATTGAGTGCGGTGGGCCGGTTTACGGTCAGCGTCGCGACCGCTGCCTTGTCGAATGTGATCTCCCTCAGTTCCACAGATTTCTCCTGTTTATCGTGCCGGTGCGGATCGCGGCGGCGGCACGGCCAGTTTCTCGCGCACCATCCAGAGCCGATCGCCGCCCCAGAAAAGCTCGCCGTCAACCACGTAGGTCGGGACGCCGAACACGCCGATTTCTTCGGCCTGGCGGCAAATCCGATCGTGCGCGACACGGCCCTCGCCGCCGAAGAAGTCGGCGAAGCCGGCGGCGGGCGCGCCGGCCTCCGACAGCACCGCACGAATCGCTTCGGGATTTTCTATATCAATCTCGCGCTTCCAGAAAAGGTCGAAGACCAGGTCGTTGTACCGGCGAAAGGCGTCATGGCGCTTGGCGTAGAGCATCCCGATGTGAGCGATCGACGAATCGAAGATTTTTTGCGGGCCGCGCACGGTCAGACCACGCCGATTCGCCAGCCGGCGCGCGTCCATGTAGCTGTAGCGAATGCGGCGCCACTGATGGGCGTTGCGGCCCTCGACCGTGCCGAGATAGAGCGGGATCTCGAGCGTGTAGGGCAGCCAGTCCAGGCGCACGTCGAACTCGCGCTCCAACTCCCACGTCGGATCCTTGGCGAGGTAGGCGTACGGGCTCTTGTAATCGATATAGACAGTGACGACGCGCGCAGCCATGCGCCGAGCTTAGGGCGGAACGGCGGGCCGCGCAACGCGCGCCGCTGCGCTCGCGAGCGCGGCGGGGGTGAACTCCATCACCATCAGCGCCGGAGCGCCCGTGCGGTCAGGAGGTTTCTCCGGCGCCGGCGTGTCGAGCTTTTGCGGAAAGGGAAAATACACGCCCGCCGAATCGGGCCCGTATTGCGCAATCAGCGGCCACAACGCGTCGTAAGAGCCCTCGACGCCGACCGCGACGAGTCCCGGATGCCATCGCCCGAGCGTCCACTGCACCTGGAACATCTTGTTGGGGTTGAGCCTTGGGAAGGCCGGACCGCCGAACCATCGAGGGGCGGATTCCAGAACCTCGTACTTGCGGTCGTTGAGCGCGTCGAGGTCGCCGCCGCCGGCGAGGTAGCGCTCGGCTATGCCGAGCAGCGTCTCGAATCGCGTCCGCGCGTAGCGCCGCTGCAAGTCGAGCGCACTTAGCTTCAGGAAGGGCGCGAGGGTCGATGGGGTAAGCCGATAGAGCGTGACGGCGCCAATTTCGAGCGGCCGCACGCCCAAGGTCGCGAGCAAATCGCGAAGCGCCGCGCGATCCTCCTCGGAGGGCGGCGTGCGCACCCAGGTCGCCGCGGTCGGGCGGCCGTCCTCGCGCTTGGTCATCCAGTACTTCTCCGGGCCCACGATAATTGCGGCGACCTGTTCGTGCACGAGCAGCGCCTTGAGCTGATCGGGCGCGTCGGGAACGCCG from Candidatus Binataceae bacterium includes these protein-coding regions:
- a CDS encoding cobalamin B12-binding domain-containing protein; amino-acid sequence: MAEKRLRILVAKPGLDGHDRGAKIIARALRDGGFEVIYTGLHQTPEMIAEAAVQEDVDAVGLSVLSGAHMTLFPEVMRLLKERGAADIAVFGGGIIPEDDALKLREAGVKEVFTPGASTEDIVKWVREHVRPRE
- a CDS encoding methylmalonyl-CoA mutase family protein produces the protein MSTKQQWLEGTYTKGKERPVRFSTVSDLEVEALYTPEDVKQDYDPALGYPGEFPYTRGVYESMYRGRLWTMRQFAGFGLAEDTNRRFHFLLSQGQDGLSTAFDMPGLMGYDADHERALGEVGREGVSVSSVHDMARLFDRIPLDKVSTSMTINCSASVLLAMYLVVAERQGVPWHKVAGTIQNDMLKEFIAQKEWISPPQPSIRIVTDMIEFCAKKVPRWHPVSISGYHIREAGATAVQELAFTIADGICYVEEGVKRGLNVDEFAPRLSFFWDLHNDFLEEVAKLRAARRMWARIMKERFGATNPRSMMLRTHAQTAGVSLTAQQPLNNVVRVAIQALAGVMGGVQSLHTNSMDETLALPTENAVMVALRTQQIIADETGVTNTIDPLGGSYAVEALTDRMERDAMEYIRRIDEMGGMVKAIETGYPQREISEAAFNYQRQLEQGIKTVVGVNKYTIPEEIKIETLKIDSAMEEMQIQRVRKMKRERNSTAAREALKRVAEACRSGENLMEPICEAVRRDGTVGEICDIFRSEFGIYTDPGWI
- a CDS encoding acyl-CoA dehydrogenase codes for the protein MDLELTEAQRAARDTARRFARDRLTAVGVEVDRTHAYPAEAIAELGRLGMMGIFIPEQYGGAGLDHVAYSLVIEELAVECSSTAVILSAHSSLASWPILGLGSEDQRKRYLPKMAAAEWIGCFALTEPQAGSDAAGQRTRAVRDGDSYVINGTKNFITNGPQAGVAIVFANTDPAQGHRGISAFIAETSDPGYQVVRVEEKMGIRGSHSAQLAFSDLRVPATNLIGKEGDGFKVAMKTLDGGRIGIASQAIGIARAALEASLRYAQERKSFGKPIADYQAIQWKLADMAVEIDAARLLTHRAATLKDAGLPCTTQSAMAKLFAAEAAMKATTEAIQVHGGYGYTKEFKVERYFRDAKITEIYEGTSEIQRLVISSHVLEDR
- a CDS encoding enoyl-CoA hydratase-related protein; the encoded protein is MELREITFDKAAVATLTVNRPTALNALNRMVLEDIAAVLAEIRRDPAVRVLIVTGAGDRAFVAGADIAAMSEMTPGDGLEFSRMGHRVMQTLEDLPIPVIAAVNGFALGGGLELAMACDLIIASEKARFGQPEINLALIPGFGGTQRLPHRIGHARAREFVLTGDMFDAKTALALGLVNQVVAPDELIPVARKLAERIASKSAVAIRQAKAALRASFTMEEDAGLRFEQEAFGLTFASEDRVEGTRAFVQKREPAWKHR
- a CDS encoding DsbA family protein, which translates into the protein MAARVVTVYIDYKSPYAYLAKDPTWELEREFDVRLDWLPYTLEIPLYLGTVEGRNAHQWRRIRYSYMDARRLANRRGLTVRGPQKIFDSSIAHIGMLYAKRHDAFRRYNDLVFDLFWKREIDIENPEAIRAVLSEAGAPAAGFADFFGGEGRVAHDRICRQAEEIGVFGVPTYVVDGELFWGGDRLWMVREKLAVPPPRSAPAR